A single window of Streptomyces xanthii DNA harbors:
- the ygfZ gene encoding CAF17-like 4Fe-4S cluster assembly/insertion protein YgfZ: MQRHSTSSPLLTLPGAVPGEGRDEGVAAHYGDLFREQRALADGRGVVDLSHRGVLTVTGEDRLSWLHLLLTQHVSDLPPGQATEALILSANGHIEHALYLVDDGTTTWAHIEPGTREELLAYLESMKFFYRVEVADRTDEFAVVHLPAGSIAPVPDGVAVRETAYGRDLFLPRADLESYAEQNGPAVGLLAYEALRVEQHRPRLGLETDHRTIPHELGWIGSAVHLQKGCYRGQETVARVQNLGKPPRRLVFLHLDGSEVHLPPHGAEVRLAADGPEGRKIGFVTTSARHHELGPIALALVKRNVPVDAELIAETTAAAQEVVVEP, encoded by the coding sequence ATGCAGCGACATTCCACGAGCAGCCCCCTGCTGACCCTGCCCGGCGCCGTTCCCGGCGAGGGCCGGGACGAAGGTGTCGCCGCCCACTACGGCGATCTGTTCCGCGAGCAGCGGGCCCTCGCCGACGGCCGGGGCGTCGTCGACCTCTCGCACCGCGGCGTCCTCACCGTGACCGGCGAGGACCGGCTGAGCTGGCTGCACCTGCTGCTCACCCAGCACGTCAGCGACCTGCCCCCGGGCCAGGCCACCGAGGCCCTGATCCTGTCCGCGAACGGACACATCGAGCACGCCCTCTACCTCGTCGACGACGGCACGACGACCTGGGCGCACATCGAGCCCGGCACCCGCGAGGAGCTCCTCGCGTACCTGGAGTCGATGAAGTTCTTCTACCGGGTCGAGGTCGCCGACCGCACCGACGAGTTCGCCGTCGTCCACCTGCCCGCCGGCTCCATCGCCCCGGTGCCGGACGGGGTGGCGGTGCGCGAGACGGCGTACGGCCGCGACCTGTTCCTGCCGCGCGCCGACCTGGAGTCGTACGCGGAGCAGAACGGCCCGGCGGTCGGCCTGCTCGCCTACGAGGCGCTGCGCGTCGAGCAGCACCGGCCCCGGCTCGGCCTGGAGACCGACCACCGCACCATCCCGCACGAGCTGGGCTGGATCGGTTCCGCCGTCCACCTCCAGAAGGGCTGCTACCGGGGGCAGGAGACCGTCGCCCGCGTCCAGAACCTGGGCAAGCCGCCGCGGCGCCTCGTCTTCCTGCACCTCGACGGCAGCGAGGTGCACCTGCCGCCGCACGGCGCCGAGGTACGGCTCGCGGCGGACGGCCCCGAGGGCCGGAAGATCGGCTTCGTCACCACCTCGGCCCGCCACCACGAACTGGGCCCCATCGCCCTCGCCCTGGTGAAGCGGAACGTGCCGGTCGACGCGGAGCTGATCGCGGAGACCACGGCCGCCGCCCAGGAAGTCGTCGTCGAGCCGTAG
- a CDS encoding Fur family transcriptional regulator, with product MVSTDWKSDLRQRGYRLTPQRQLVLEAVDTLEHATPDDILCEVRRTASGINISTVYRTLELLEELGLVSHAHLGHGAPTYHLADRHHHIHLVCRDCTNVIEVDVDAAQDFTAKLRAEHGFDTDLKHFAIFGRCRDCAARASAPDPGEDPQE from the coding sequence GTGGTGAGCACCGACTGGAAGAGCGACCTGAGGCAGCGCGGCTACCGGCTGACGCCGCAGCGTCAGCTTGTCCTCGAAGCCGTCGACACCCTGGAGCACGCGACCCCCGACGACATCCTGTGCGAAGTGCGCAGGACGGCGTCGGGGATCAACATCTCGACGGTCTACCGGACCCTGGAGCTCCTGGAGGAGCTCGGCCTGGTCAGCCACGCCCACCTCGGGCACGGCGCCCCCACCTATCACCTGGCCGACCGCCACCACCACATCCACCTCGTGTGCCGCGACTGTACGAACGTGATCGAGGTCGACGTCGACGCGGCCCAGGACTTCACCGCGAAGCTGCGCGCCGAGCACGGCTTCGACACCGACCTGAAGCACTTCGCGATCTTCGGCCGCTGCCGGGACTGCGCGGCCCGCGCCTCCGCCCCGGATCCGGGGGAGGACCCGCAGGAATAA
- a CDS encoding FABP family protein, which produces MIEIPSDLNPELVPLAFLLGNWAGAGVTDFPGAEKANFGQEVSFTHDGRDFLEYHSHTWILDQDGNKVKPLESESGFWRIDKDRKVEVVMVRDDGVVEVWYGELADKKPQIDLATDAVARTAASGPYSGGKRLYGYVKSDLMWVGEKQTPEVPLRPYMSAQLKKVVSPEDVAEMARNLPDMPDDGIAFFK; this is translated from the coding sequence ATGATCGAGATCCCGTCCGACCTGAACCCCGAGCTCGTTCCGCTCGCCTTCCTCCTGGGCAACTGGGCGGGAGCCGGTGTGACCGACTTCCCCGGCGCCGAGAAGGCCAATTTCGGCCAGGAGGTCAGCTTCACCCACGACGGGCGGGACTTCCTCGAGTACCACTCGCACACCTGGATCCTCGACCAGGACGGCAACAAGGTGAAGCCGCTCGAGTCCGAGTCCGGCTTCTGGCGGATCGACAAGGACCGCAAGGTCGAGGTCGTGATGGTCCGCGACGACGGCGTTGTCGAGGTCTGGTACGGCGAGCTGGCCGACAAGAAGCCGCAGATCGACCTGGCCACGGACGCGGTGGCCCGCACGGCGGCCTCCGGCCCGTACAGCGGCGGCAAGCGTCTGTACGGCTACGTGAAGAGCGACCTGATGTGGGTCGGCGAGAAGCAGACCCCCGAGGTCCCGCTGCGCCCCTACATGTCGGCCCAGCTCAAGAAGGTCGTCTCGCCGGAGGACGTCGCCGAGATGGCGCGCAACCTCCCGGACATGCCCGACGACGGCATCGCCTTCTTCAAGTAG
- a CDS encoding DUF3099 domain-containing protein, translated as MLARRKHIYFAMMGVCIALFVLAWSVVRLWSVPAAVAMCVVAMVIPPFAAMVANRRGPDDRWWDDPSGDEKSDEWWDELDGKKRRP; from the coding sequence ATGCTCGCGCGGCGTAAGCACATCTACTTCGCCATGATGGGCGTCTGCATCGCGCTCTTCGTCCTGGCCTGGAGCGTCGTGCGGCTCTGGTCGGTGCCCGCCGCCGTCGCCATGTGCGTGGTCGCCATGGTCATCCCGCCCTTCGCCGCCATGGTCGCGAACCGGCGCGGTCCCGACGACCGCTGGTGGGACGACCCGTCCGGCGACGAGAAGTCCGACGAGTGGTGGGACGAACTGGACGGCAAGAAGCGCCGGCCCTGA
- a CDS encoding DUF1416 domain-containing protein, which yields MCGAKAGGPDASTIKPGETTIQGQVTRDGEPVTGYVRLLDSTGEFTAEVPTSATGQFRFYAAEGTWTVRALIPGGTADRTVVAQTGGLAEVAIAV from the coding sequence ATGTGTGGAGCGAAGGCCGGCGGCCCCGACGCCTCGACGATCAAGCCCGGTGAGACCACCATCCAGGGCCAGGTGACCCGCGACGGCGAGCCGGTGACGGGCTACGTCCGTCTCCTCGACTCGACCGGCGAGTTCACCGCGGAGGTCCCCACCTCCGCCACGGGCCAGTTCCGCTTCTACGCGGCCGAGGGCACCTGGACCGTCCGCGCCCTGATCCCCGGTGGCACCGCCGACCGCACGGTCGTCGCGCAGACCGGCGGTCTCGCGGAGGTCGCGATCGCCGTCTGA
- a CDS encoding sulfurtransferase, translated as MSRSDVLVDADWVEANLDNANVAIVEVDEDTSAYDKNHIKNAIRIDWTDDLQDPVRRDFIDQAGFEALLSKKGIANDTTVVLYGGNNNWFASYAYWYFKLYGHQDVKLLDGGRKKWELDSRDLVDGSEVPNRPATQYKAKAQDTSIRAFRDDVVAAIGTQNLVDVRSPDEFSGKLLAPAHLPQEQSQRPGHVPSARNIPWSKNANDDGTFKSDDELKELYAAEQVDLAKDSIAYCRIGERSALTWFVLHELLGVENVKNYDGSWTEYGSLVGVPIELGANK; from the coding sequence ATGAGCCGCAGCGACGTCCTGGTAGACGCCGACTGGGTCGAGGCGAACCTCGACAACGCGAACGTGGCGATCGTCGAGGTCGACGAGGACACGTCGGCGTACGACAAGAACCACATCAAGAACGCGATCCGCATCGACTGGACCGACGACCTCCAGGACCCGGTCCGCCGCGACTTCATCGACCAGGCCGGCTTCGAGGCGCTGCTGTCGAAGAAGGGCATCGCCAACGACACGACCGTCGTCCTCTACGGCGGCAACAACAACTGGTTCGCCTCCTACGCCTACTGGTACTTCAAGCTCTACGGCCACCAGGACGTGAAGCTCCTCGACGGCGGCCGCAAGAAGTGGGAGCTCGACTCCCGCGACCTCGTCGACGGCTCCGAGGTCCCGAACCGCCCGGCCACCCAGTACAAGGCCAAGGCCCAGGACACCTCGATCCGCGCCTTCCGCGACGACGTCGTGGCCGCGATCGGCACCCAGAACCTCGTCGACGTGCGCTCGCCCGACGAGTTCTCCGGCAAGCTGCTCGCCCCGGCGCACCTCCCGCAGGAGCAGTCGCAGCGTCCGGGCCACGTCCCGTCCGCCCGCAACATCCCGTGGTCGAAGAACGCCAACGACGACGGCACGTTCAAGTCGGACGACGAGCTCAAGGAGCTCTACGCCGCCGAGCAGGTCGACCTGGCGAAGGACTCCATCGCCTACTGCCGCATCGGTGAGCGCTCGGCCCTGACCTGGTTCGTGCTGCACGAGCTGCTCGGCGTCGAGAACGTCAAGAACTACGACGGCTCGTGGACCGAGTACGGCTCCCTCGTCGGCGTGCCGATCGAGCTCGGCGCCAACAAGTAA
- a CDS encoding LmeA family phospholipid-binding protein produces the protein MRALRILLIIVVILGGLFVIADRVAVNLAEDEAADKVRTSEGLASTPSVSINGFPFLTQVAGGSLDDVEIGIKDYEAKSGSGTIRIADLNAEMHGVAFDSGYTSATADSATGTARVSYDELLKAVRKQDPAPVAPGITAKIDGLSYGGGDKIKVLLAVKTPLGTLHPTVMSSVQVKGGKVSARADSLPKVGAFDMAEGRVRAVTDFQQAIDDLPAGIELDKVEAVKDGVEITVKGSDLKLIG, from the coding sequence ATGCGCGCACTGCGAATACTGCTGATCATCGTCGTCATCCTCGGCGGCCTCTTCGTGATCGCCGACCGGGTGGCGGTGAACCTGGCCGAGGACGAGGCGGCCGACAAGGTGCGCACCAGCGAGGGCCTGGCGAGCACACCGAGCGTGTCCATCAACGGCTTCCCGTTCCTCACCCAGGTCGCGGGCGGCTCCCTGGACGACGTCGAGATCGGCATCAAGGACTACGAGGCGAAGAGCGGCAGCGGCACCATCCGTATCGCGGACCTGAACGCCGAGATGCACGGCGTGGCGTTCGACAGCGGCTACACCTCGGCCACCGCCGACTCCGCCACGGGCACCGCCCGTGTGTCCTACGACGAACTGCTCAAGGCCGTCCGCAAGCAGGACCCGGCGCCGGTCGCGCCCGGCATCACCGCGAAGATCGACGGCCTGTCCTACGGCGGCGGCGACAAGATCAAGGTCCTGCTCGCGGTGAAGACCCCGCTCGGCACGCTCCACCCGACCGTCATGAGCTCCGTGCAGGTCAAGGGCGGCAAGGTCTCGGCCCGCGCGGACAGCCTGCCGAAGGTCGGCGCGTTCGACATGGCCGAGGGGCGGGTGCGGGCCGTGACCGACTTCCAGCAGGCGATCGACGACCTGCCCGCCGGTATCGAGCTCGACAAGGTCGAGGCGGTCAAGGACGGCGTCGAGATCACCGTGAAGGGCTCGGACCTGAAGCTCATCGGCTGA
- a CDS encoding MoaD/ThiS family protein, with amino-acid sequence MAEGTIRYWAAAKSAAGVAEEPYDADTLADALAGARTRHPGDLVRVLQRSSFLVDGNPVGTRDHETVRLAEGGTVEVLPPFAGG; translated from the coding sequence ATGGCTGAGGGCACGATCCGCTACTGGGCGGCGGCCAAGTCGGCCGCCGGAGTCGCGGAGGAACCGTACGACGCCGACACCCTGGCCGACGCGCTCGCAGGGGCCCGCACGCGACACCCCGGGGACCTGGTGCGTGTCCTGCAGCGTTCCTCGTTCCTGGTCGACGGGAACCCCGTCGGCACCCGGGACCATGAGACGGTACGGCTGGCCGAGGGCGGCACGGTCGAGGTGCTCCCGCCGTTCGCAGGAGGGTGA
- a CDS encoding alpha/beta hydrolase, with the protein MNRRPAGDEDGSSVRPVTEPSRRATLRTQDAVAIDASHHPGPAPGTDLAIVVAHGFTGDLERPHVRRAAAVFAQRAAVITFSFRGHGRSGGRSTVGDREVLDLAAAVAWARSLGHTRVVTVGFSMGGSVVLRHAAMYRGRTEAHTDGVVAVSAPARWFYRGTAPMRRVHWAVTRPTGRMVSRLGLRTRIHPRDWDPVPLSPVESVPLLAPTPLLVVHGDSDPYFPVDHPRMLVEASGGSAELWLEPGMGHAEHAASDALLTRIGDWAAKAGAGGAAE; encoded by the coding sequence ATGAATCGGCGTCCGGCAGGTGACGAAGACGGATCTTCTGTGCGTCCGGTCACTGAACCGTCACGTCGGGCGACCCTGCGGACACAGGACGCAGTCGCGATCGACGCCTCCCACCATCCCGGCCCGGCGCCCGGCACCGACCTCGCGATCGTGGTCGCGCACGGCTTCACCGGCGATCTGGAGCGGCCCCACGTGCGGCGCGCCGCGGCGGTGTTCGCCCAGCGTGCGGCCGTGATCACGTTCTCGTTCCGGGGCCACGGGCGGTCCGGCGGGCGGTCCACGGTCGGCGACCGCGAGGTGCTCGATCTGGCGGCGGCCGTGGCGTGGGCGCGTTCGCTCGGGCACACGCGCGTCGTGACGGTCGGCTTCTCGATGGGCGGCTCCGTGGTGCTGCGGCACGCGGCGATGTACCGGGGGCGCACGGAGGCACACACCGACGGAGTGGTCGCGGTGAGCGCCCCGGCCCGCTGGTTCTACCGGGGCACCGCCCCGATGCGCCGCGTCCACTGGGCGGTCACCCGTCCCACGGGGCGGATGGTGAGCCGCCTCGGGCTGCGCACCCGGATCCACCCCCGCGACTGGGACCCGGTGCCGCTCTCGCCCGTCGAGTCGGTGCCGCTGCTCGCGCCGACCCCGCTGCTCGTCGTGCACGGCGACAGCGATCCGTACTTCCCCGTCGACCACCCGCGCATGCTGGTCGAGGCGTCCGGCGGCAGCGCCGAGCTGTGGCTGGAGCCCGGCATGGGGCACGCCGAGCACGCGGCGAGCGACGCGCTGCTCACCCGGATCGGTGACTGGGCGGCGAAGGCCGGTGCCGGGGGTGCCGCAGAATAG
- a CDS encoding response regulator transcription factor, with protein MSSLLLLTNALQPSTEVLPALGLLLHNVRVAPAEGPALVDTPGADVILIDGRRDLPQVRSLCQLLRSTGPGCPLVLVVTEGGLAAVTADWGIDDVLLDTAGPAEVEARLRLAMGRQQIVADDSPMEIRNGDLSVDEATYSAKLKGRILDLTFKEFELLKYLAQHPGRVFTRAQLLQEVWGYDYFGGTRTVDVHVRRLRAKLGPEHESLIGTVRNVGYRFVTPEKPDKAEKPAKKSEQPAEPKGEPVRADS; from the coding sequence ATGAGCTCTCTGCTGCTCCTCACCAATGCCCTTCAGCCGTCGACGGAGGTGCTCCCCGCCCTCGGCCTGCTCCTGCACAACGTGCGGGTGGCTCCGGCGGAGGGCCCGGCCCTCGTCGACACCCCCGGCGCCGACGTGATCCTCATCGACGGGCGGCGTGACCTTCCGCAGGTCCGCAGCCTGTGCCAGCTTCTGCGCTCCACCGGACCCGGCTGTCCGCTGGTGCTCGTGGTGACCGAGGGCGGCCTCGCCGCCGTCACCGCCGACTGGGGCATCGACGACGTCCTGCTCGACACCGCGGGTCCCGCCGAGGTGGAGGCACGGCTGCGGCTCGCGATGGGCCGCCAGCAGATCGTCGCCGACGACTCCCCCATGGAGATCCGCAACGGCGACCTGTCCGTGGACGAGGCCACCTACAGCGCGAAGCTCAAGGGGCGGATCCTCGATCTCACCTTCAAGGAGTTCGAGCTCCTGAAGTACCTCGCGCAGCACCCGGGCCGGGTCTTCACCCGCGCCCAGCTGCTCCAGGAGGTGTGGGGCTACGACTACTTCGGCGGCACCCGCACGGTCGACGTGCACGTACGGCGACTGCGGGCCAAGCTGGGCCCCGAGCACGAGTCCCTCATCGGCACCGTGCGGAACGTCGGCTACCGTTTCGTCACCCCGGAGAAGCCCGACAAGGCCGAGAAGCCGGCGAAGAAGAGCGAGCAGCCGGCGGAGCCGAAGGGCGAGCCGGTCCGGGCCGACTCCTAG
- a CDS encoding LacI family DNA-binding transcriptional regulator: protein MAKVTRDDVARLAGTSTAVVSYVINNGPRPVAPATRERVLAAIKELGYRPDRVAQAMASRRTDLIGMIVPDSRQPFFAEMAHAVEQAASERGKMVLVGNSDYVADREVHYLRAFLGMRVSGLILVSHGLNDLAANEIEAWDARVVLLHERPEAIDDVAVVTDDLGGAQLATRHLLEHGYPYVACLGGTAETPSVGDPVSDHVEGWRRAMGEAGLDTEGRLFEAPYNRYDAYQVALELLAGPDRPPAIFCSTDDQAIGVLRAARELRIDVPGELAVAGFDDVKEAGLTDPPLTTVASDRSAMARAAVDLVLDDSLRVAGSRRERLKLFPSRLVVRQSCGCE from the coding sequence GTGGCCAAGGTGACTCGGGACGACGTTGCGCGACTGGCGGGTACTTCGACCGCCGTCGTGTCCTACGTGATCAACAACGGACCCCGGCCGGTCGCCCCGGCCACGCGCGAGCGGGTGCTCGCCGCGATCAAGGAACTGGGGTACCGGCCCGACCGGGTCGCCCAGGCCATGGCGTCGCGGCGCACCGACCTCATAGGCATGATCGTGCCGGACTCGCGCCAGCCGTTCTTCGCGGAGATGGCGCACGCGGTGGAACAGGCCGCGTCCGAGCGCGGAAAGATGGTCCTGGTCGGCAACTCCGACTACGTGGCCGACCGTGAGGTGCACTATCTGCGGGCCTTCCTCGGCATGCGGGTCTCCGGCCTGATCCTCGTCAGCCACGGTCTCAACGATCTGGCGGCCAACGAGATCGAGGCGTGGGACGCCCGCGTCGTGCTGCTGCACGAGCGGCCCGAGGCGATCGACGACGTCGCCGTCGTCACCGACGACCTGGGCGGCGCCCAGCTCGCCACCCGCCACCTCCTGGAGCACGGCTACCCGTACGTGGCCTGCCTCGGCGGCACCGCCGAGACACCCTCCGTCGGCGACCCCGTCTCCGACCACGTCGAGGGCTGGCGGCGCGCGATGGGCGAGGCCGGCCTGGACACCGAGGGGCGGCTCTTCGAGGCCCCGTACAACCGCTACGACGCGTACCAGGTGGCTCTGGAACTGCTCGCCGGCCCCGACCGCCCGCCGGCGATCTTCTGCTCCACCGACGACCAGGCCATCGGTGTGCTGCGGGCCGCGCGCGAGCTGCGCATCGACGTGCCGGGCGAGCTGGCCGTCGCCGGGTTCGACGACGTGAAGGAGGCGGGGCTCACCGATCCGCCGCTGACCACGGTCGCCTCGGACCGCTCGGCGATGGCGCGGGCCGCCGTCGACCTGGTGCTCGACGACTCGCTGCGGGTCGCGGGCTCGCGGCGCGAGCGGCTGAAGCTGTTCCCGTCCCGGCTGGTCGTGCGGCAGTCCTGCGGCTGCGAGTAG
- a CDS encoding S1C family serine protease, with the protein MTESFRPSGEYQHEYPQGSSYGAYPPPPAHAPAPAAPEAPEAPRRKRLRGPVGLLAAVAVAAAAVGGGTAYAFQELTGSDTAASSSTSTTVVPSSQRGTVAGVAQAVSPSIVEVNAELSSGSSTGSGVILTSDGEIVTNNHVIAGASSVKVRTSDGRTYTAEVVGTDAKKDLALIKLKNASGLKAATLGDSSGVKVGDQVVAIGSPEGLTGTVTSGIVSALDRDVTVSTDEGQQQQQQGGGGDGGWPFEFGGREFNGDTGSSTTTYKAIQTDASLNPGNSGGALIDMNGNIIGINSAMYSSAQDAGSSSSAGSVGLGFAIPVNTLKADLDTLRAGGTSS; encoded by the coding sequence ATGACCGAGAGCTTCCGCCCCAGCGGCGAGTACCAGCACGAGTACCCCCAGGGCTCCTCCTACGGCGCCTACCCGCCCCCGCCGGCCCACGCGCCGGCCCCGGCGGCCCCCGAGGCTCCCGAGGCGCCGAGGCGGAAGCGGCTGCGCGGCCCGGTCGGGCTGCTGGCGGCCGTGGCCGTCGCGGCGGCGGCCGTCGGCGGCGGCACCGCGTACGCCTTCCAGGAGCTGACCGGCAGCGACACCGCCGCCTCCAGCTCCACCAGCACCACCGTCGTGCCGAGCAGCCAGCGGGGCACCGTCGCGGGGGTCGCGCAGGCGGTCAGCCCGTCGATCGTCGAGGTCAACGCGGAGCTGAGCTCCGGCTCCTCGACCGGTTCGGGCGTCATCCTCACCAGCGACGGCGAGATCGTCACCAACAACCACGTCATCGCCGGGGCCTCCTCGGTGAAGGTGCGCACCAGTGACGGCAGGACGTACACGGCGGAGGTCGTCGGCACCGACGCGAAGAAGGACCTCGCGCTGATCAAGCTGAAGAACGCCTCCGGGCTCAAGGCCGCCACGCTCGGCGACTCCTCCGGCGTGAAGGTCGGCGACCAGGTCGTCGCGATCGGCTCCCCCGAGGGCCTGACCGGCACCGTCACCAGCGGCATCGTCTCCGCGCTCGACCGCGACGTCACCGTCTCCACCGACGAGGGACAGCAGCAGCAACAGCAGGGCGGCGGCGGGGACGGCGGCTGGCCCTTCGAGTTCGGCGGCCGGGAGTTCAACGGCGACACCGGCTCGTCCACGACCACGTACAAGGCGATCCAGACCGACGCCTCGCTCAACCCGGGCAACTCCGGCGGCGCGCTGATCGACATGAACGGCAACATCATCGGCATCAACTCGGCGATGTACTCCAGCGCCCAGGACGCCGGCTCCTCGTCGAGCGCCGGCAGTGTCGGCCTCGGCTTCGCGATCCCCGTCAACACCCTCAAGGCAGACCTCGACACCCTGCGCGCGGGCGGCACGAGCAGCTGA
- a CDS encoding response regulator transcription factor yields MNPADGDRDDRHRILIVDDEPAVREALQRSLAFEGYATEVAVDGADALEKAAAYRPDLVVLDIQMPRMDGLTAARRLRATGSTTPILMLTARDTVGDRVTGLDAGADDYLVKPFELDELFARVRALLRRSGYAAAGAADDSDVLSFADLRMDPATREVTRGERTVELTRTEFTLLEMFLAHPRQVLTREQILKAVWGFDFEPSSNSLDVYVMYLRRKTEAGGEPRLVHTVRGVGYVLRSGGAE; encoded by the coding sequence ATGAACCCCGCCGACGGCGACCGTGACGACCGGCACCGCATCCTCATCGTGGACGACGAGCCCGCGGTGCGGGAGGCGCTCCAGCGCTCCCTCGCCTTCGAGGGGTACGCCACCGAGGTCGCCGTGGACGGCGCGGACGCCCTGGAGAAGGCCGCCGCGTACCGGCCCGACCTCGTCGTCCTCGACATCCAGATGCCGCGCATGGACGGGCTGACCGCGGCCCGCCGGCTGCGCGCCACCGGTTCCACCACCCCGATCCTGATGCTGACCGCGCGCGACACGGTCGGCGACCGCGTCACCGGGCTCGACGCGGGCGCCGACGACTACCTGGTCAAGCCGTTCGAGCTCGACGAGCTGTTCGCACGCGTCCGGGCGCTGCTGCGGCGCAGCGGGTACGCGGCGGCCGGCGCCGCGGACGACTCCGACGTGCTGTCCTTCGCCGACCTGCGGATGGACCCGGCGACCCGTGAGGTGACCCGGGGCGAGCGGACCGTCGAACTGACCCGCACCGAGTTCACCCTCCTGGAGATGTTCCTGGCCCACCCGCGCCAGGTCCTGACCCGCGAGCAGATCCTCAAGGCCGTGTGGGGCTTCGACTTCGAGCCGTCCTCCAACTCCCTGGACGTGTACGTGATGTACCTGCGCCGCAAGACGGAGGCGGGCGGCGAGCCGCGGCTCGTGCACACGGTGCGGGGCGTGGGCTACGT